From a single Aggregatilinea lenta genomic region:
- a CDS encoding phage tail protein: METSYFWDGNRNAGDVGDCGPYGAAALAGLLAVVAGERCGVTSGLVVTAATPAAQAVTVSAGRLLCAGQLYTTTAPLDLALEENTAGNPRLDSIVVETDWTARTMRLKVVKGTPSASPGAPALTQISGALWQEPVATVSLADGYTTVADADITRTRRWARADFPGQLLWCGGTPVAPGWLPCDGRAVSRATYVDLFDAIGATFGAGDGVTTFNLPDFRGRSPLGPDNLGGASANRVTNATADVTGGAGGAETHTLSQAELPVHSHQEQGAGSSGTGATLATRGSVAGSGLANWTLVAQNVAVSSSGYLSPLTTAPAGSGVAHNNMHPWLAVPVYIRA; this comes from the coding sequence ATGGAAACCTCGTACTTCTGGGATGGCAACCGCAATGCGGGCGACGTGGGCGACTGCGGCCCGTACGGCGCTGCGGCGCTGGCCGGGCTGCTGGCGGTCGTGGCCGGGGAGCGTTGCGGCGTGACGTCCGGGCTGGTGGTGACCGCCGCCACGCCTGCCGCGCAGGCCGTGACCGTCTCGGCGGGCAGGCTGCTGTGCGCCGGACAGCTCTACACCACCACCGCGCCGCTCGACCTGGCGCTGGAGGAGAACACAGCGGGCAATCCGCGCCTCGACAGCATCGTGGTCGAGACCGACTGGACGGCGCGCACCATGCGCCTGAAGGTCGTCAAGGGCACGCCCTCTGCCTCGCCCGGCGCACCGGCGCTGACCCAGATCTCCGGCGCGCTGTGGCAGGAGCCGGTGGCGACTGTGTCCCTGGCGGACGGCTACACCACCGTGGCGGACGCGGACATCACGCGTACCCGGCGCTGGGCGCGGGCCGACTTCCCCGGCCAGCTCCTGTGGTGCGGCGGGACGCCCGTCGCGCCGGGCTGGCTGCCGTGCGATGGCCGCGCCGTGAGCCGCGCCACCTACGTCGACCTGTTCGATGCCATTGGCGCGACGTTCGGCGCGGGGGATGGGGTCACGACCTTCAACCTGCCCGACTTCCGCGGTCGCAGTCCACTGGGACCGGACAACCTGGGCGGCGCGAGCGCCAACCGCGTGACGAACGCCACCGCCGACGTGACCGGCGGCGCGGGCGGGGCCGAGACGCACACCCTGAGCCAGGCCGAGCTGCCGGTCCACAGCCACCAGGAGCAGGGCGCGGGCAGCAGCGGCACCGGCGCGACGCTGGCGACCCGGGGCTCGGTCGCCGGCAGTGGGCTGGCCAACTGGACGCTCGTCGCCCAGAACGTCGCGGTCAGCAGCAGCGGCTACCTGAGTCCCCTGACCACCGCCCCTGCCGGCAGTGGCGTGGCCCACAACAACATGCACCCCTGGCTGGCCGTGCCGGTCTACATCCGGGCGTAA
- a CDS encoding phage tail domain-containing protein — protein sequence MENEYLITADGQIYPLATYGAKVTGLGGVPVEYQTAQGYKQHGVTVRDFRLQSRTLSIAFTLDARGRRRLWALRDALAAAVSPARGMLTYRKVLPDGRVREIRGWADESLSVEDVDDGCAAQVGLSLLCPDPSFVDPAWQAVTAENESSSALVLPFVMPDEFWFGGSSQYVVSLDYPGTWRGYPQLALHGPYDSATLSNLATGAQLVLGRPVPESSLVRVDTTPGAVNVTRDGVSSMAEVSDGNLVDFYLAPGANRLVLNGTGFNAATALRVEYRARYIAL from the coding sequence ATGGAGAACGAGTACCTCATCACCGCGGACGGGCAGATCTACCCGCTGGCGACGTACGGGGCGAAGGTGACCGGGCTGGGTGGCGTGCCGGTCGAGTACCAGACGGCGCAGGGCTACAAGCAGCACGGCGTGACCGTGCGCGACTTCCGCTTGCAGTCACGCACGCTGTCGATTGCCTTCACGCTGGATGCGCGGGGCCGGCGGCGGCTGTGGGCGCTGCGCGACGCGCTGGCCGCAGCGGTCAGTCCGGCGCGCGGCATGCTGACCTACCGCAAGGTGCTGCCGGATGGCCGGGTGCGGGAGATCCGGGGGTGGGCGGACGAGAGCCTGTCGGTCGAGGACGTCGACGATGGCTGCGCGGCCCAGGTGGGGCTGAGCCTGCTGTGCCCCGACCCGTCGTTCGTCGACCCGGCCTGGCAGGCCGTCACCGCCGAAAATGAGTCGTCCTCGGCGCTGGTGCTGCCGTTTGTCATGCCCGACGAGTTCTGGTTCGGGGGCAGCAGCCAGTACGTGGTGAGCCTGGACTATCCCGGCACGTGGCGCGGTTACCCGCAGCTGGCGCTGCACGGCCCCTACGACAGCGCGACGCTTTCGAACCTGGCCACCGGCGCGCAGCTGGTGCTGGGCCGGCCCGTGCCGGAATCGAGCCTGGTGCGCGTCGACACCACGCCGGGTGCGGTGAATGTCACGCGGGACGGGGTGTCGTCGATGGCCGAGGTCAGCGACGGCAACCTGGTGGACTTCTACCTCGCGCCGGGCGCAAACCGGCTGGTGCTGAACGGCACGGGCTTCAACGCCGCGACGGCCTTGCGCGTCGAGTACCGCGCGCGCTACATCGCCCTATAA
- a CDS encoding Gp37-like protein, with the protein MQASYTIHILDAQGETVALLDTVRASSLRYERVLDDVSTAQFTLALDDPDAALLAKHTWFEVMRHRTRASAVREGTFLVVVLDQFRDEDGQDWLICSGVSLEFLLLQRVLDVRNDPLAAGGWSTKQLPRDVLMAQVVHEQAGPGALPHGLVPSQQVPGLTVEDSGGVGDPVPFRRAWDDLLTVLTDLAAGDAMDFELVRTTGVNVVFRARQIGSDRTKAANYPLRPYVVLSPELGRLAEPRLLRDWREEKTVVYLMGQGAGDNREFYGSMAANAQETPYSYAAVVEDLREADDATEYITQAQATLAKNRATVEFSCTVTQAEDLYGLVWDLGDVVTVHWAGFERDMRLVGVTVDVSDETETVTPTLRGRYAPDAG; encoded by the coding sequence ATGCAGGCCAGCTACACCATCCATATTCTGGATGCACAGGGCGAGACGGTGGCCCTGCTGGACACGGTACGCGCCTCCAGCCTGCGTTACGAGCGCGTGTTGGACGACGTCAGCACCGCGCAGTTCACGCTGGCGCTGGACGACCCGGACGCGGCGCTGCTGGCCAAGCACACCTGGTTCGAGGTGATGCGCCACCGCACGCGGGCCAGCGCGGTCCGCGAGGGCACGTTCCTGGTCGTGGTGCTCGACCAGTTCCGCGACGAGGACGGCCAGGACTGGCTCATCTGCAGTGGGGTCAGCCTGGAGTTTCTGCTGCTGCAGCGCGTGCTGGACGTGCGCAACGACCCACTGGCCGCCGGCGGCTGGTCGACGAAGCAGCTGCCACGCGACGTGCTCATGGCGCAGGTGGTGCACGAGCAGGCCGGACCGGGCGCGCTGCCGCACGGCCTCGTGCCCTCGCAGCAGGTGCCCGGATTGACGGTCGAAGACAGCGGCGGGGTGGGTGACCCGGTGCCCTTCCGGCGCGCATGGGACGACCTGCTGACGGTACTCACGGATCTGGCCGCCGGGGATGCGATGGACTTCGAGCTGGTGCGCACCACGGGCGTAAACGTGGTGTTCCGGGCGCGACAGATTGGCAGTGACCGCACCAAAGCCGCCAATTACCCCCTGCGCCCGTACGTGGTGCTGTCGCCGGAGCTGGGGCGCCTGGCCGAGCCGCGGCTGCTGCGCGACTGGCGCGAGGAGAAGACGGTCGTCTACCTCATGGGCCAGGGCGCGGGCGACAACCGCGAGTTCTACGGCAGCATGGCGGCCAACGCGCAGGAGACGCCCTACAGCTACGCCGCGGTGGTCGAGGACCTGCGTGAAGCCGACGACGCGACGGAATACATCACGCAGGCCCAGGCGACGCTGGCCAAGAACCGGGCGACCGTCGAGTTCTCGTGCACCGTGACCCAGGCGGAGGACCTGTACGGCCTGGTGTGGGACCTGGGCGACGTCGTGACCGTGCACTGGGCGGGCTTCGAGCGCGATATGCGCCTGGTGGGTGTGACGGTGGATGTGTCGGACGAGACCGAGACGGTCACACCCACCCTGCGAGGACGCTATGCACCGGACGCTGGCTGA
- a CDS encoding WD40/YVTN/BNR-like repeat-containing protein, translating into MAVLLNNFDGVIEIQDGGVGRGNRGVLDVVQDVKTAMGGFNKSLGGITRDYRISPRTNRYVPRPVRREAPEAIAPELTCKMVAANYLERFGADDRFALYVRHTTRRPQDPLSYVRVDILSDVAVESFNYGDFTVDEGAQEDITLTVPLNAAAHVRVLPVEGKKLATAWSGAKSCAVTAAVVDEDGAIYAVTAAAATEAGKPYLVTSPDDGATWTEKELTDLSSGCTALAIAGERLVVAAGTTLAVYDKAGTLQSTSTAAGAVAALAAIDAATLVAVGADGLVQRSEDGAASWRQLVSGVSVALGCLAFRHVADWYAGGASGTLLHVANGVVSTIPLPSALSTATVTSIALPDAPAGFSRETDVYVGTSSGLVYRYDGETWTAVRFPGDGAGSVTALAFVEFLGQVLYVLHAQAGGTSLLYRDFSGGAGGNPNVERIPLPTNSGLAALVAVDANNALLLGSVHAGAELVVKVES; encoded by the coding sequence ATGGCGGTGTTACTGAACAACTTCGACGGGGTCATCGAGATCCAGGACGGCGGGGTGGGCCGGGGCAACCGGGGCGTGCTGGACGTCGTGCAGGACGTCAAGACGGCGATGGGCGGCTTCAACAAGTCGCTGGGCGGCATCACGCGCGACTACCGCATCAGCCCGCGCACCAACCGCTACGTGCCGCGCCCGGTGCGGCGTGAGGCGCCGGAGGCCATCGCGCCGGAGCTGACGTGCAAGATGGTGGCCGCGAACTACCTGGAGCGCTTCGGCGCCGACGACCGCTTCGCGCTGTACGTGCGGCACACCACGCGCCGCCCGCAGGACCCGCTCTCGTACGTGCGCGTCGACATCCTGAGCGACGTGGCGGTCGAGAGCTTCAACTACGGCGACTTCACCGTCGACGAAGGCGCGCAGGAAGATATCACCCTGACCGTGCCGCTGAATGCGGCGGCGCACGTGCGCGTGCTGCCGGTCGAAGGCAAGAAGCTGGCCACGGCGTGGAGCGGGGCCAAGAGCTGCGCGGTGACCGCGGCGGTCGTCGACGAGGACGGGGCGATCTATGCCGTGACCGCGGCGGCAGCCACGGAAGCCGGCAAACCCTACCTGGTCACCTCGCCCGACGACGGCGCGACCTGGACCGAGAAAGAACTCACCGACCTGTCCAGCGGCTGCACGGCGCTGGCCATCGCCGGCGAGCGGCTGGTCGTCGCGGCGGGCACGACCCTGGCGGTGTACGACAAGGCCGGCACGCTGCAGAGCACGAGCACGGCAGCGGGGGCGGTGGCGGCCCTGGCGGCCATCGACGCGGCCACGCTGGTGGCGGTCGGGGCGGACGGGCTGGTGCAGCGCAGCGAGGATGGCGCGGCCAGCTGGCGGCAGTTGGTGAGCGGCGTCTCGGTGGCGCTGGGCTGTCTCGCCTTCCGGCACGTGGCGGACTGGTACGCCGGCGGGGCGAGCGGCACGCTGCTGCACGTGGCCAACGGTGTGGTGTCGACGATTCCGCTGCCGTCGGCGTTATCCACCGCGACGGTGACGAGCATCGCGCTGCCGGATGCCCCGGCGGGCTTCAGCCGCGAGACGGACGTGTACGTCGGCACCTCCAGCGGGCTGGTCTACCGCTACGACGGTGAGACGTGGACGGCGGTGCGCTTCCCCGGCGACGGGGCGGGCAGCGTGACGGCGCTGGCCTTCGTCGAGTTCCTGGGCCAGGTGTTGTACGTGCTGCACGCCCAGGCCGGCGGGACGTCGCTGCTCTACCGCGACTTCAGCGGCGGGGCGGGCGGCAACCCCAACGTGGAGCGTATCCCACTGCCCACCAACAGCGGCCTGGCCGCGCTGGTGGCCGTGGACGCCAACAACGCGCTGCTGCTGGGCAGCGTGCACGCCGGGGCCGAGCTGGTGGTCAAGGTCGAATCATGA
- a CDS encoding phage major capsid protein, with translation MYSSLWDLPREVREALQPDEQQVWLATFERVFAQTDDEDKARLAAWGEVRKDRAVAGRSVALRTVDGQPVVVGWGMKFTGMDDPDFYDTFFSTLTELLADYYQDAPLWYEHGLDPDYGWKPIGRRSRVEIYGFGVWAEHTLFLDHPLFARTLKEIRTGKLSYSSDSLVHYVEQGLNPVTGELRVWPLAGWALTQRPAEPGLGPVTLRDMQATIAEVVQAPARRFPLDGGRAQLTLTACKSVYEPQVDPTVPADVSPQAVPPVAREAHGDDSPEDETTVGIPSRSKAMDPELLAALADFLGVDATPETVRGELDGLISQASEGAPALDDAALRSALDLDDGAPDETVVDALRALRQALDTPAADEPDEHDVAPARTANYYALRAASQRLATLAPGNAPLPVRVPAATEGRRSRSLHAPNLNFNEARRPGVEDAVLVALGYRPPSFRADAPLSAIRARVFQLDRAARADSGDGPRGAFVLNTDLAQDILEPLRSKTVLVQAGATTVPMDGIDSLTLRKMVGVPGAYWAAENTETDGDEAEWSVATLTLKELRAPTSWPNRWLRNLARGAQGMITDQLVKSMRLKMEYSALFGTGGVPVDGKSTGIEPLGVRHTPGVTVTALDDVPDVDTLKAAQAALEDADVEESDTWGWLSHSRTFRTFEYSKDADGKPLMRDSWMDGVRSQTLVDFPYYKTTAIPKNLGAGGNETVLLLGDWQELLIGVGMDVELLVSEHVLLKQNATYVMGIAYVDTAVAYPEAFHIHTGVQA, from the coding sequence ATGTATAGCAGCCTGTGGGACCTGCCGCGCGAGGTGCGCGAGGCGCTGCAGCCGGACGAGCAGCAGGTGTGGCTGGCAACCTTCGAGCGCGTGTTCGCTCAGACCGACGACGAGGACAAGGCGCGGCTGGCGGCGTGGGGTGAGGTGCGCAAGGACCGCGCGGTAGCGGGCCGCTCGGTGGCCTTACGCACGGTGGATGGCCAGCCGGTGGTGGTCGGCTGGGGCATGAAGTTCACCGGCATGGACGACCCGGACTTCTACGACACCTTCTTCTCGACCCTGACTGAGCTGCTGGCCGACTATTACCAGGACGCGCCGCTGTGGTACGAGCACGGCCTGGACCCGGATTACGGCTGGAAGCCCATCGGGCGGCGCAGCCGGGTCGAGATCTACGGCTTCGGCGTGTGGGCCGAGCACACCTTGTTTCTGGACCACCCCTTGTTTGCTCGCACGCTAAAAGAGATCCGGACCGGCAAGCTGTCGTACAGCTCGGACAGCCTGGTGCATTACGTCGAGCAGGGCCTCAACCCGGTCACCGGCGAGCTGCGCGTGTGGCCACTGGCGGGCTGGGCGCTGACGCAGCGACCGGCGGAGCCGGGGCTGGGGCCGGTCACGCTGCGGGACATGCAGGCCACCATCGCCGAGGTGGTGCAGGCACCCGCGCGGCGCTTTCCATTGGACGGCGGGCGCGCGCAGCTGACGCTCACCGCCTGCAAATCGGTCTACGAGCCGCAGGTCGACCCGACGGTGCCTGCGGATGTTTCCCCCCAGGCGGTGCCGCCGGTGGCGCGGGAGGCGCACGGCGACGACAGCCCAGAAGACGAGACGACGGTAGGTATTCCTTCAAGGAGTAAGGCTATGGACCCTGAATTGTTGGCCGCACTGGCGGACTTCCTCGGCGTGGACGCCACGCCGGAGACGGTGCGCGGTGAACTGGACGGCCTCATCAGCCAGGCGAGCGAGGGCGCGCCGGCGCTGGACGACGCGGCGCTGCGCTCGGCACTCGACCTGGACGACGGCGCGCCCGATGAGACGGTGGTGGATGCCCTGCGCGCGCTGCGCCAGGCGCTGGATACACCGGCGGCGGACGAGCCGGACGAGCACGACGTCGCCCCGGCGCGCACGGCGAACTACTACGCGCTGCGGGCGGCTTCGCAGCGGCTGGCGACGCTGGCGCCGGGCAACGCACCGCTGCCGGTCCGCGTGCCGGCGGCGACCGAGGGGCGCCGCTCGCGCTCGCTGCACGCTCCCAACCTCAACTTCAACGAAGCGCGCAGGCCGGGCGTCGAGGACGCGGTGCTGGTCGCGCTGGGCTACCGCCCGCCGAGCTTCCGCGCCGACGCGCCGCTGAGCGCCATCCGCGCGCGGGTGTTCCAGCTGGACCGGGCGGCGCGTGCTGACAGCGGCGACGGGCCGCGCGGGGCGTTCGTGCTCAACACGGACCTGGCGCAGGACATCCTCGAGCCGCTGCGCTCCAAGACGGTGCTGGTGCAGGCGGGCGCGACGACCGTGCCGATGGACGGCATCGACAGCCTGACGCTGCGCAAGATGGTCGGCGTGCCGGGCGCGTACTGGGCGGCGGAGAACACCGAGACCGACGGCGACGAGGCGGAATGGTCGGTGGCGACGCTGACGCTCAAGGAGCTGCGCGCGCCGACGAGCTGGCCCAACCGCTGGCTGCGCAACCTGGCGCGCGGCGCGCAGGGCATGATCACCGACCAGCTGGTGAAGTCGATGCGCCTGAAGATGGAGTACTCGGCGCTGTTCGGCACGGGCGGCGTGCCGGTGGACGGCAAGTCGACCGGGATCGAGCCGCTGGGCGTGCGCCACACGCCGGGCGTGACGGTCACGGCGTTGGACGACGTGCCGGACGTCGACACGCTCAAGGCGGCGCAGGCGGCGCTGGAGGATGCCGACGTCGAGGAGAGCGACACCTGGGGCTGGCTGTCGCACTCGCGCACGTTCCGCACCTTCGAGTACAGCAAGGACGCCGACGGCAAGCCGCTCATGCGCGACTCGTGGATGGACGGCGTGCGCTCGCAGACGCTGGTCGACTTCCCGTACTACAAGACGACCGCCATCCCGAAGAACCTGGGCGCGGGCGGCAACGAGACGGTGCTGCTGCTGGGCGACTGGCAGGAGCTGCTCATCGGGGTGGGCATGGACGTCGAGCTGCTGGTCAGCGAGCACGTGCTGCTCAAGCAGAACGCGACCTACGTGATGGGCATCGCCTACGTCGACACGGCGGTGGCGTATCCCGAAGCGTTCCACATCCACACCGGCGTGCAGGCGTAG
- a CDS encoding phage portal protein: MSGPLLTLGTDRTGHAFKAQLEDLLALERSDATPAELARVYAVCVTAYRAANLRAMVVAQVPFRVVDAKGEPLDDHPLNALFRDNLGIAEALERSELTLCFWGHTLLYKRRLARQPGVADLQWLNPQLYRPHFDTRAQAVLSGFDLLVRRSDLDPADAPEGFIRRADAVFMHGVDFDNDFGGIAPAEVAFDQAGVETEAAQTAVWFLRNRAIPAALLQPKDSGPDVAAPSEADRSAMKRLIYRVLQGARNAGRTVVSSGRWEWIQLQERFDEIGMETLTQTARESIAMAFDVPLDLLLPTSSTFAELYQTNKSWVEYFAKNRCRWYARQFNQQLVPEYGAGVRLEPDFADVFRSDAREQTEVTNDQVTGGYLTLYEAQVRTGRDEPDARLKDIYVIGGEPVHVERLVQLAREGRAALEAKLQAALAGDEDEGEAEAGEGPDGVPDKLPARPKTPRPKALSAPQPEGALALPSPSLPDESWLPDDVFKELRDCVRVVARRGADYDFQPQTLPRDVVAYVRLLVGLGGEADELLDAARTYWHETADFRAIKGYGEVEATYRETLLNLIRRAYSRQVGRTEFGDLGRAEISAAFEAAFKQGLHDAGVVVEALEPGEAAFVREQAMAERRYWTHLANAVYDDVRSGVARLEEIRQAENKVLHSFDELQRLSDEKLEVKQALMRQRNAVVNRLTLWAQSLRRMYRQGQTSGQSNQMLRWTVQPGKAHCRTCAAADGQVHRASSWAARNLYPGGPALACVASANGVPVCGCKLEATTERAQGRIDRIPVSGMKSLADEDEEAPVESLLNIGGDDLPGATVAISQSESDAGGRDDAAAESEETRGDAQDAAEVEPEDVHV, translated from the coding sequence ATGAGCGGCCCGCTGCTGACCCTCGGGACGGACCGCACGGGCCACGCGTTCAAGGCGCAGCTGGAGGACCTGCTGGCGCTGGAGCGCAGTGACGCCACCCCGGCGGAGCTGGCGCGCGTGTACGCGGTGTGCGTCACGGCCTACCGCGCGGCCAACCTGCGCGCGATGGTCGTCGCGCAGGTGCCGTTCCGCGTGGTCGACGCGAAGGGCGAGCCGCTCGACGACCACCCGCTCAACGCGCTCTTCCGCGACAACCTCGGGATTGCCGAGGCGCTGGAGCGCAGCGAGCTGACGCTGTGCTTCTGGGGCCACACCCTGCTGTACAAGCGGCGTCTCGCGCGGCAGCCGGGCGTGGCCGACCTGCAGTGGCTCAACCCGCAGCTGTACCGCCCGCACTTCGACACGCGCGCGCAGGCGGTGCTGAGCGGCTTCGACCTGCTGGTGCGGCGCTCGGACCTGGACCCGGCGGACGCGCCGGAGGGCTTCATCCGCCGCGCGGACGCGGTCTTCATGCACGGCGTGGACTTCGACAACGACTTCGGCGGCATCGCGCCGGCGGAGGTGGCGTTCGACCAGGCGGGCGTCGAGACGGAAGCGGCCCAGACGGCGGTGTGGTTCCTGCGCAACCGGGCCATCCCCGCCGCGCTGCTGCAGCCCAAGGACAGCGGGCCGGACGTGGCGGCGCCGTCGGAGGCGGACCGCAGCGCCATGAAGCGCCTCATCTACCGCGTGCTGCAGGGCGCGCGCAACGCGGGGCGCACAGTGGTCTCCAGCGGGCGCTGGGAGTGGATTCAGCTGCAGGAACGCTTCGACGAGATCGGCATGGAGACGCTCACGCAGACGGCGCGCGAGAGCATCGCGATGGCCTTCGACGTGCCGCTGGACCTGCTGCTGCCGACGTCGTCGACCTTCGCCGAGCTGTACCAGACCAACAAGTCGTGGGTGGAGTACTTCGCCAAGAACCGCTGCCGGTGGTACGCACGGCAGTTCAACCAACAGCTGGTGCCGGAGTACGGCGCGGGGGTGCGGCTGGAGCCGGACTTCGCCGACGTGTTCCGCAGCGACGCGCGCGAGCAGACCGAGGTCACCAACGACCAGGTGACGGGCGGCTACCTGACGCTGTACGAGGCGCAGGTGCGCACCGGGCGGGACGAGCCGGACGCGCGGCTGAAGGACATCTACGTCATCGGGGGCGAGCCGGTGCACGTCGAGCGGCTGGTGCAGCTGGCGCGCGAGGGCAGGGCGGCGCTGGAGGCGAAGCTCCAGGCCGCGCTGGCGGGCGACGAGGACGAGGGTGAAGCGGAGGCGGGGGAGGGGCCGGATGGTGTGCCGGACAAGCTGCCGGCGCGCCCCAAGACGCCGCGTCCCAAGGCATTATCCGCGCCGCAGCCGGAGGGGGCATTAGCCCTGCCATCTCCCTCACTTCCAGATGAGTCCTGGCTGCCGGACGACGTCTTCAAGGAGCTGCGCGACTGCGTGCGGGTCGTGGCGCGGCGTGGCGCCGACTACGACTTCCAGCCGCAGACGCTGCCGCGCGACGTGGTGGCTTACGTGCGGCTGCTGGTGGGGCTGGGCGGCGAGGCGGACGAGCTGCTGGACGCGGCGCGGACGTACTGGCACGAGACGGCAGACTTCCGCGCGATAAAGGGTTACGGCGAGGTCGAGGCGACCTACCGCGAGACGCTGCTCAACCTCATCCGGCGGGCGTACAGCCGGCAGGTGGGGCGCACCGAGTTCGGCGATTTGGGCCGGGCGGAAATCAGCGCGGCGTTCGAGGCGGCCTTCAAGCAGGGGCTGCACGACGCGGGCGTGGTGGTCGAGGCGCTGGAGCCGGGCGAGGCGGCGTTCGTGCGCGAGCAGGCGATGGCCGAGCGGCGCTACTGGACGCACCTGGCCAACGCGGTCTACGACGACGTGCGGTCCGGCGTGGCGCGGCTGGAAGAGATTCGCCAGGCGGAGAACAAGGTGCTGCACTCCTTCGACGAATTGCAGCGGCTGAGCGACGAGAAGCTGGAAGTCAAACAGGCGCTCATGCGCCAGCGCAACGCGGTCGTGAACCGGCTGACGTTGTGGGCGCAGTCGCTGCGACGCATGTACAGGCAGGGCCAGACCAGCGGGCAGAGCAACCAGATGCTGCGCTGGACGGTACAGCCGGGCAAGGCGCACTGCCGCACCTGCGCCGCGGCGGACGGGCAGGTGCACCGCGCCTCGTCGTGGGCGGCGCGCAATTTGTATCCGGGCGGTCCGGCGCTGGCGTGCGTGGCGTCGGCCAACGGCGTGCCGGTGTGCGGCTGCAAGCTCGAGGCCACGACCGAGCGGGCGCAGGGGCGCATCGACCGCATCCCCGTCAGCGGCATGAAGTCGTTGGCGGACGAGGACGAAGAAGCGCCCGTAGAGTCGCTCCTCAACATTGGTGGCGACGATTTGCCGGGCGCGACGGTGGCTATTTCCCAGTCGGAGTCGGATGCGGGTGGGCGCGACGATGCCGCCGCTGAGAGTGAAGAAACGCGGGGTGACGCCCAGGACGCCGCCGAGGTTGAGCCGGAGGACGTGCATGTATAG
- the terL gene encoding phage terminase large subunit, translated as MSVGTQREIRPQAGPQERFLASPADIAIYGGAAGGGKTWALLIESLRHIHNPAFRAVIFRRTFPQIINPGGLQDEAQTLYPLVGGVDARPGSGISWSFPGGASVRFAHMQHEKNRFDWQGAQIPLIAFDELTHFTEQQFFYMLSRNRSTCGVRPYVRAATNPDAGSWVARFIAWWIDPDTGLPIPERAGVLRWFVRDAGEWVWADNPATLRRSHPGIPPKSVTFVPARLQDNRRLMQQDPGYLANLMALPLVERERLLGGNWKIVPSGGKVFNRAWFQIIRPEDVPAGGVECRFWDLAATAKKLEGDDPDYTAGVKIRHVGETYYVTDCLAAQLGPTEADKLIKSTAQRDWQQIRREGGNTQYRVRWEMEGGASGKRDTRHLAQLLDGFDARGVAPDGDKITRAKGLAAQAEQGCVVLVRGAWNEGWLTHMHHQPDWDHDDVMDASSGAHRALAGQAGSAWGATA; from the coding sequence ATGAGCGTGGGCACGCAGCGTGAGATTCGCCCGCAGGCGGGACCGCAGGAGCGTTTCCTGGCCTCGCCGGCGGACATCGCCATCTACGGTGGCGCGGCGGGCGGCGGCAAGACCTGGGCGCTGCTCATCGAATCGCTGCGCCACATCCACAACCCGGCCTTCCGCGCCGTCATCTTCCGCCGTACCTTCCCGCAAATCATCAACCCCGGCGGCCTGCAGGACGAAGCCCAGACGCTGTATCCGCTGGTCGGCGGGGTGGACGCGCGCCCCGGCAGCGGCATCAGCTGGTCGTTCCCCGGCGGCGCGTCGGTGCGCTTCGCGCACATGCAGCACGAGAAGAACCGCTTCGACTGGCAGGGCGCGCAGATCCCGCTCATCGCCTTCGACGAGCTGACGCACTTCACCGAGCAGCAGTTCTTCTACATGCTGTCGCGCAACCGCTCGACCTGCGGCGTGCGGCCCTACGTGCGCGCCGCGACCAATCCCGACGCGGGCAGCTGGGTGGCGCGCTTCATCGCGTGGTGGATCGACCCCGACACGGGATTACCCATCCCGGAGCGCGCCGGGGTCTTGCGCTGGTTCGTGCGCGACGCGGGCGAGTGGGTGTGGGCCGACAATCCGGCGACCCTGCGCCGCTCGCATCCGGGCATCCCGCCCAAGTCGGTGACGTTCGTGCCGGCGCGGCTGCAGGACAATCGCCGCCTGATGCAGCAGGACCCCGGCTACCTGGCCAACCTGATGGCGCTGCCGCTGGTCGAGCGCGAGCGGCTGCTGGGCGGCAACTGGAAAATCGTGCCCAGTGGCGGGAAGGTCTTCAACCGGGCGTGGTTCCAGATTATTCGCCCCGAGGACGTGCCGGCGGGCGGGGTGGAGTGCCGCTTCTGGGACCTGGCCGCGACGGCCAAGAAGCTGGAAGGCGACGACCCGGACTACACGGCGGGCGTCAAGATCCGCCACGTGGGCGAGACCTACTACGTCACGGACTGCCTCGCGGCGCAGCTCGGCCCGACGGAAGCCGACAAGCTCATCAAGTCGACCGCGCAGCGCGACTGGCAGCAGATCCGGCGCGAGGGCGGCAACACGCAGTACCGCGTGCGCTGGGAGATGGAGGGCGGCGCGTCGGGCAAGCGCGACACGCGCCACCTGGCGCAGCTGCTGGACGGCTTCGACGCGCGTGGCGTGGCGCCGGATGGGGACAAGATCACGCGCGCCAAGGGGCTGGCGGCGCAGGCGGAGCAGGGCTGCGTGGTGCTGGTGCGCGGGGCGTGGAACGAGGGCTGGCTGACGCACATGCACCACCAGCCGGATTGGGACCACGACGACGTGATGGACGCCAGCAGCGGCGCGCACCGCGCGCTGGCCGGGCAGGCCGGCTCGGCCTGGGGGGCGACGGCATGA